The following coding sequences are from one Treponema parvum window:
- a CDS encoding NAD(P)-binding domain-containing protein: protein MFHNIIGITIIENKKASIGVVGLTVMGENLVLNMERNGFTVAVFNRTVSSVDNFAQGREKNKNIIPAHSLEEFVAYIERPRCVMLMIKAGSAVDSMINALEAGVPLTLVTESVFARCLSADKEKREECEKIFSSNIGAGQTALEKAGSAFAVQEVAKQAVDKTAGNDGFNAAAIKKLHDALYAAKIISYAQGFELMQKAGVQYDWQLDLGNIAMLWRGGCIIRSVFLQKIKDAYERKEDLKNLVMDPYFSDILNKAHMSLRETVSSAAMSGIPVPSLSAALSWFDGIRCNDLPANLLQAQRDYFGAHTYERKDKKRGEFFHTDWTGHGGNTSSTTYNI from the coding sequence ATGTTTCATAATATTATTGGAATTACCATAATAGAAAATAAAAAAGCCTCTATAGGCGTCGTCGGTCTTACCGTCATGGGCGAAAATCTTGTGTTGAACATGGAGAGGAACGGTTTCACAGTTGCGGTTTTTAACAGAACCGTTTCGAGCGTAGATAATTTTGCGCAAGGCAGGGAAAAAAACAAAAATATCATTCCCGCACACAGCCTTGAAGAATTCGTGGCTTACATAGAGCGTCCGCGATGCGTAATGCTTATGATAAAAGCCGGATCCGCCGTAGACAGCATGATAAACGCTCTTGAAGCTGGCGTTCCTCTTACGCTTGTAACGGAATCGGTGTTCGCCAGATGCTTAAGCGCAGATAAAGAAAAAAGAGAAGAATGCGAAAAGATTTTCTCTTCAAATATTGGCGCCGGCCAAACGGCTCTAGAAAAGGCAGGATCGGCTTTTGCGGTACAGGAGGTCGCAAAGCAGGCAGTCGATAAAACGGCGGGCAACGACGGCTTCAATGCCGCCGCGATCAAAAAACTGCACGACGCGCTTTATGCCGCAAAGATAATATCCTACGCTCAAGGGTTTGAACTAATGCAAAAAGCCGGCGTACAATACGATTGGCAGCTGGACTTAGGCAACATAGCCATGCTCTGGAGAGGAGGCTGCATAATTCGCTCCGTCTTTTTACAAAAGATAAAAGACGCTTATGAAAGAAAAGAGGATCTTAAAAACCTCGTCATGGATCCGTATTTCAGTGATATTTTAAACAAAGCCCACATGTCTTTAAGAGAAACGGTTTCTTCCGCGGCGATGAGCGGAATCCCCGTTCCGTCATTGTCGGCAGCTCTTTCCTGGTTCGACGGGATACGCTGTAACGACCTTCCCGCAAACCTCTTGCAAGCGCAGCGGGATTACTTCGGCGCCCACACATACGAGCGCAAGGATAAAAAAAGAGGAGAATTTTTTCATACCGACTGGACGGGACACGGCGGCAACACTTCTTCCACGACGTACAATATATGA
- a CDS encoding GNA1162 family protein, with product MKAKFSFIVLTVTSLLMLASCATSTKLASFGKMYEEDPLVFIIMPPINNSTNVDAKDYFYTTMNVPVAEAGYYVLPPYLALETLQKESAYDSENFLEADLSKFNKLFGADVAVFTVIKKWEKSMIGSSVTVEIEYIFRSTKTNETVYHRDATIVVDTRSQTKVGGFGLLGAIANLATDAISTAATDYVSVARRCNSSALSDMPAGKYSEKHTLDKAEGAMGEVIRISATK from the coding sequence ATGAAAGCAAAATTTAGTTTTATCGTATTGACGGTAACGTCACTTTTAATGCTTGCTTCTTGTGCGACTTCTACAAAGTTAGCATCTTTTGGAAAAATGTATGAAGAAGATCCTCTTGTATTTATTATTATGCCCCCGATTAATAATAGTACAAATGTAGATGCAAAGGATTATTTCTACACAACAATGAACGTACCTGTAGCGGAAGCGGGTTATTATGTTCTTCCTCCTTATCTTGCACTTGAAACGCTTCAAAAAGAAAGCGCATATGATTCGGAAAATTTCTTAGAGGCAGATCTTTCCAAATTTAACAAGCTTTTCGGCGCAGATGTAGCGGTTTTTACTGTTATTAAAAAATGGGAAAAATCAATGATCGGTTCTTCCGTAACGGTTGAAATTGAGTATATCTTCAGATCGACAAAAACGAATGAAACCGTATATCATCGCGATGCGACAATTGTTGTTGATACAAGATCTCAGACAAAAGTCGGCGGATTCGGATTATTAGGCGCTATTGCCAATTTAGCAACTGATGCCATTTCAACCGCAGCAACGGATTATGTTTCCGTTGCACGCAGATGCAACAGCAGCGCTCTTTCCGATATGCCTGCAGGTAAATACAGTGAAAAACATACTCTTGATAAGGCTGAAGGCGCTATGGGCGAAGTAATAAGAATTTCTGCTACTAAATAG
- a CDS encoding helix-hairpin-helix domain-containing protein produces MEFTQESIDALAVNEVEIMKKIAEELSITVRQVGAVIGLINEGCTIPFISRYRKEQHGSLDEVQVRDCDRSFKTYKNLEERRLEIVKGIFSQGKLTESLYAAAMGAKTLTELEDLWAPFKKKKKTRGMLAIEKGLDPLADAMLSLDDAELELKAEEFVKENTENPELSVLTPEDALSGAKDIIAERVSQDTENRAAVHAFYLKSGRIITKGIVPEGGDAENAAKASTYQMYWDYSEPLNQIKPHRILAINRGEREGQLEVTIDVDVDEAVKLLKSKVKINNRYHAEAMEDGLVRLLSPAVVREIRSDETDEADGHGIGIFSENLKNLLMTQPIKGSRVLGVDPGIRTGTKCAALDETGKYLGYFLIKQAADPDGSYNAVKEAIKKYDIQVVAVGNGTGSQEVQAIVSKVISENYPDVRYTVVDESGASVYSASDIAREEFPELDLTIRGAISMGRRLQDPLAELVKIDPKAIGVGLYQHDVNQKRLSEMLDEVVGSVVNQVGVNLNTASASLLKYVSGINSALAKKIVAYRDSNGKITSREDLKKVSGLGPKAFEQCAGFLKIPESSNPLDNTWVHPENYEVAGEVLPLIRKNEKISDDFIGQLKIKYSLGSTTINDIIEELKKPNRDPRDGYPAPIMQQGVVAFEDLKEGMKVTGKIKNVVDFGAFVDIGIHETGLIHISELSDTFVKDPMDVIKVGDVKEFIIIALDTVRRRISLSLKSDAVSRIGSASKQDSGNSAKKAVVIKRSGSAPAEKGEHKKTGEGRKHAGGYTQKGANGRNYGANDDGTTYNPFAALLKR; encoded by the coding sequence ATGGAATTTACACAAGAATCGATTGACGCTTTGGCTGTCAATGAAGTTGAAATCATGAAAAAAATTGCCGAAGAGCTTAGCATAACCGTACGGCAAGTGGGCGCAGTTATAGGTCTTATAAACGAAGGATGCACTATTCCGTTCATCTCGCGCTATCGAAAAGAACAGCACGGATCCCTTGATGAAGTTCAGGTGAGAGACTGCGACCGTTCATTTAAAACATATAAAAATCTTGAAGAAAGGCGGCTTGAGATTGTAAAGGGAATTTTTTCTCAAGGGAAACTCACGGAATCTTTGTATGCGGCGGCTATGGGAGCGAAGACGCTTACGGAACTTGAAGATCTGTGGGCGCCGTTCAAAAAAAAGAAAAAAACGCGCGGAATGCTTGCGATAGAAAAAGGTTTGGATCCTTTAGCCGATGCTATGCTTAGCCTTGACGACGCCGAACTTGAACTTAAAGCCGAAGAATTTGTTAAAGAAAATACGGAAAATCCGGAGCTTTCGGTTTTGACGCCGGAGGACGCTTTGTCCGGCGCAAAGGATATAATAGCGGAGCGCGTTTCGCAGGACACCGAAAACAGAGCGGCCGTACATGCTTTTTATTTAAAAAGCGGAAGGATTATTACAAAGGGAATCGTTCCTGAAGGAGGCGACGCTGAAAACGCCGCAAAGGCTTCCACCTATCAAATGTATTGGGATTATTCGGAACCGCTAAATCAGATTAAGCCTCATCGCATTCTTGCGATAAACAGGGGAGAGCGTGAAGGCCAACTTGAAGTTACGATAGACGTTGACGTAGATGAAGCGGTTAAGCTGCTTAAATCCAAGGTAAAGATAAACAACCGCTATCATGCGGAGGCGATGGAAGACGGGCTTGTGCGTCTTTTGTCTCCGGCTGTAGTCCGTGAAATAAGAAGCGATGAAACCGACGAAGCGGACGGGCACGGCATAGGAATTTTCAGTGAAAACCTTAAAAATCTTTTGATGACGCAGCCCATTAAGGGAAGCCGGGTATTAGGTGTGGATCCTGGAATAAGGACGGGAACTAAATGCGCCGCCCTCGACGAGACGGGAAAATATTTGGGATATTTTCTTATAAAGCAGGCGGCCGATCCCGACGGTTCTTACAATGCCGTAAAAGAAGCGATAAAAAAATACGACATTCAGGTTGTGGCTGTCGGCAACGGAACAGGAAGCCAGGAAGTTCAGGCGATAGTGTCCAAGGTCATAAGCGAAAATTATCCCGACGTGCGCTACACGGTAGTGGACGAATCGGGCGCGTCGGTGTACAGTGCGAGCGATATCGCGAGGGAAGAATTTCCCGAACTTGATCTGACTATAAGAGGAGCCATAAGTATGGGGAGGCGCTTACAGGACCCGCTTGCGGAACTTGTAAAGATCGACCCTAAGGCCATCGGAGTGGGGCTTTATCAGCACGATGTAAACCAAAAACGGCTTTCGGAAATGCTCGATGAGGTGGTAGGCTCTGTGGTAAACCAAGTGGGAGTAAACTTAAATACGGCAAGCGCTTCACTGCTTAAGTATGTTTCGGGTATTAATTCCGCATTGGCAAAAAAAATAGTTGCCTACCGAGATTCCAACGGAAAAATCACGAGCCGCGAAGATTTAAAAAAGGTAAGCGGGCTGGGCCCCAAAGCGTTTGAACAGTGCGCGGGGTTTTTAAAGATACCGGAAAGTTCCAATCCTTTAGACAATACGTGGGTGCACCCTGAAAACTATGAAGTTGCAGGCGAAGTGCTGCCGCTTATCAGAAAAAATGAAAAGATAAGCGACGATTTTATAGGACAGCTTAAAATAAAATATTCTTTGGGAAGCACGACTATAAACGACATAATCGAAGAGCTTAAAAAACCCAATCGGGATCCGAGAGACGGCTATCCCGCGCCTATCATGCAGCAAGGCGTCGTAGCGTTTGAGGATTTAAAAGAAGGAATGAAAGTTACCGGAAAGATAAAGAATGTGGTGGACTTCGGAGCCTTTGTGGACATAGGCATACATGAAACGGGCCTCATACACATAAGCGAATTGAGCGACACTTTTGTAAAAGATCCCATGGACGTTATAAAAGTCGGAGACGTAAAGGAGTTTATAATCATAGCTTTGGACACCGTGCGCCGCCGAATAAGCCTGTCTTTAAAAAGCGACGCTGTAAGCCGTATAGGAAGCGCCTCCAAGCAGGATTCAGGCAATTCTGCAAAAAAGGCGGTCGTAATAAAGCGGTCGGGATCGGCACCGGCCGAAAAAGGCGAGCATAAAAAGACCGGCGAAGGAAGAAAACATGCCGGTGGCTATACGCAAAAGGGCGCAAACGGCCGCAATTACGGCGCAAACGACGACGGCACTACATATAATCCTTTTGCAGCTTTGCTGAAACGATGA
- a CDS encoding sulfide/dihydroorotate dehydrogenase-like FAD/NAD-binding protein: MFKIIEKRQLSADVFYLKLEAPNIARNRKAGQFVLVQIDIDFGERIPLTIADANAQEDWIVLVFQVVGATTYKLAELEVGDEIGSVLGPLGNPSIVEKQDKPVVIMGGGIGVAPCYPIVQAHKAIGNKVIMIIGARNKDLLIFVDEMKAIADTVIIMTDDGSAGRKGVITVPLEEICKSPNPPAEVIAIGPPIMMKFSCKTTEPYKIPTTVSLNTIMIDGTGMCGGCRVSVGDETKFVCVDGPEFDGHKVDFDNMIMRMKAFKSQETEAFHKCKLQAQADALEISK, encoded by the coding sequence ATGTTCAAAATCATTGAAAAGCGGCAGCTTTCTGCCGATGTGTTTTATTTAAAACTGGAAGCGCCGAACATCGCAAGGAACAGAAAAGCGGGTCAATTCGTTTTAGTGCAGATCGATATCGACTTCGGCGAACGTATTCCGCTTACTATTGCCGACGCAAACGCGCAGGAAGACTGGATCGTGCTTGTGTTCCAAGTGGTAGGCGCGACGACTTATAAACTGGCGGAACTTGAAGTAGGAGACGAGATAGGTTCCGTACTAGGCCCGTTGGGTAATCCTTCCATAGTTGAAAAACAGGACAAACCCGTAGTTATCATGGGAGGCGGAATAGGGGTGGCTCCTTGTTATCCGATCGTGCAGGCGCACAAGGCCATAGGAAACAAGGTTATCATGATAATCGGAGCGCGCAACAAGGATTTGCTTATCTTTGTAGACGAAATGAAGGCTATCGCGGACACGGTGATCATTATGACCGATGACGGAAGCGCAGGGCGTAAGGGTGTTATTACCGTTCCGCTTGAAGAGATATGCAAATCGCCGAATCCTCCTGCAGAAGTTATCGCCATAGGCCCGCCGATAATGATGAAGTTTTCATGCAAGACAACGGAACCGTATAAGATTCCCACGACGGTTTCTTTAAATACGATCATGATCGACGGTACGGGAATGTGCGGCGGATGCCGAGTCAGCGTAGGAGATGAAACTAAATTCGTATGTGTGGACGGCCCCGAATTTGACGGTCATAAGGTGGACTTTGACAACATGATTATGCGGATGAAGGCTTTTAAAAGTCAGGAAACGGAAGCCTTTCATAAGTGTAAGCTTCAGGCGCAGGCAGACGCGCTTGAAATATCAAAATAA
- a CDS encoding metal ABC transporter ATP-binding protein, with product MVKNSKCQLICKNLTLGYDRKVVAENISFSIHQGDYLCIVGENGSGKTTLIKTLLHLMPPLGGEIIFNEGFRAGEIGYIPQQTVVQRDFPASVKEIVLSGCLNRCRFRPFYNKNEKLLAQKNMQRLGISGLENSCYRELSGGQQQRVLLARALCAAGKVLFLDEPVTGLDPKASLEMYEIVKDLNDEGITVIMISHDIAAAVKYADHILHIADYVFFGTTEEYLKSAAGKMFASL from the coding sequence ATGGTTAAGAATTCGAAATGTCAGCTGATATGTAAAAATCTTACTTTAGGATACGACAGAAAAGTCGTTGCGGAAAATATTAGTTTTTCCATACATCAGGGTGATTATCTTTGCATTGTCGGCGAAAACGGGTCGGGCAAAACGACTTTGATAAAAACTCTTTTGCATCTTATGCCGCCGCTCGGCGGTGAAATCATATTCAACGAAGGCTTTCGTGCGGGCGAAATCGGCTATATTCCTCAGCAGACGGTAGTTCAAAGAGATTTTCCTGCTTCGGTAAAGGAGATAGTGCTTTCAGGCTGTCTTAACCGGTGCCGTTTCCGCCCTTTTTACAACAAAAATGAAAAACTTCTTGCACAAAAAAACATGCAGCGGCTCGGCATAAGCGGGCTTGAAAATTCGTGCTACCGTGAACTTTCCGGCGGTCAGCAGCAAAGGGTTTTGCTGGCAAGGGCGCTTTGCGCTGCGGGGAAGGTGCTTTTTCTTGACGAGCCTGTAACGGGGCTTGATCCTAAGGCGAGCCTTGAAATGTATGAGATCGTAAAGGATTTGAACGACGAAGGTATTACCGTAATCATGATTTCTCATGACATCGCCGCGGCTGTAAAATATGCCGATCATATATTGCACATTGCCGACTATGTATTTTTCGGGACAACGGAGGAATATTTAAAAAGCGCCGCGGGCAAAATGTTTGCGTCGCTATGA
- a CDS encoding CsgG/HfaB family protein has protein sequence MRKVYFIFISFCISCLIGCTSVKPDIEADRSALNSKAAGQSERYQGLKRKVAIARFSNETEYAKGAFYDKENDPLGKQAVDILSTKLAASGKFILLERSDMDKILSEINIEEDKSKFQKIGADYLIVGSITEYGRKNIGERNVFSRTKRQIVEAGVSLRLIDVSTGEIIYSEEGKGEAETEASTVLGFGASAGFDATLSDKAISAAISKLVENVINNCMDRPWKSYFLSADDNAVIISGGKSQGIKTGDIYAVYEKGKSVKNPQTGMLIELPGKKIGAVKVLSTQGSTATNEYSFVELENVKIDTSKLNQYEIREEDK, from the coding sequence ATGAGAAAAGTCTATTTTATTTTCATCTCTTTTTGTATTTCATGTTTAATCGGTTGTACTTCTGTAAAACCGGATATAGAGGCGGATAGGTCCGCTTTAAATTCTAAAGCTGCAGGGCAATCGGAGAGGTATCAAGGTTTAAAACGAAAAGTAGCTATCGCGCGTTTTTCAAATGAAACGGAATATGCAAAAGGCGCTTTTTATGACAAAGAAAACGATCCTCTCGGTAAACAAGCGGTAGATATCCTTTCTACAAAACTTGCAGCTTCGGGAAAATTTATTTTGCTTGAACGTTCCGATATGGACAAGATTCTCAGCGAAATTAACATTGAAGAGGATAAAAGCAAGTTTCAAAAAATCGGAGCCGATTATCTTATCGTCGGATCCATTACGGAATACGGACGCAAGAATATAGGTGAAAGAAATGTTTTTTCACGGACAAAAAGGCAAATTGTTGAAGCAGGAGTAAGTCTTCGTCTTATAGATGTTTCAACCGGAGAAATAATTTATTCGGAAGAAGGGAAAGGCGAAGCGGAAACGGAAGCTTCTACCGTTTTAGGTTTCGGCGCTTCTGCGGGCTTTGATGCGACTTTGAGCGATAAGGCAATCAGCGCGGCTATTTCCAAACTGGTAGAAAACGTAATCAACAATTGTATGGATCGTCCTTGGAAGTCATATTTTCTTTCAGCTGACGACAATGCAGTGATTATTTCCGGTGGAAAATCACAGGGAATAAAGACCGGCGATATTTATGCCGTTTATGAAAAAGGCAAAAGTGTAAAGAACCCCCAGACAGGTATGCTTATTGAACTTCCCGGAAAAAAAATAGGGGCCGTTAAAGTTCTTTCAACACAAGGCTCTACGGCGACAAATGAATATTCATTTGTCGAACTTGAAAATGTAAAAATTGATACTTCCAAATTAAATCAATATGAAATAAGGGAAGAAGACAAATGA
- a CDS encoding DUF4810 domain-containing protein: MKKNYYRKAVLLLPILLVITSISCASNKPLYDWYDYQEDSYHYLKNADEKSVKTLIETYEKIISKQNASRAAVPPGIYADYGYLLIRSGKTKEGTEMLKKEVELYPESEVFVSQIIKRLGKK, translated from the coding sequence ATGAAAAAAAATTATTACAGAAAGGCTGTATTACTGCTGCCTATCCTGTTGGTTATTACTAGTATTTCTTGCGCCAGTAATAAGCCGTTGTATGATTGGTATGATTATCAGGAAGATTCATATCATTACTTAAAAAATGCTGATGAAAAATCCGTAAAAACTCTTATTGAAACGTATGAAAAGATTATCTCAAAGCAGAATGCTTCTCGTGCCGCCGTTCCACCCGGAATTTATGCAGATTACGGTTATTTGTTGATCAGATCGGGTAAAACTAAAGAAGGAACGGAAATGCTCAAAAAAGAAGTTGAGTTATATCCGGAATCGGAAGTGTTTGTATCACAGATTATTAAGAGGCTTGGGAAAAAATGA
- a CDS encoding metal ABC transporter permease, with product MADILQTLKLYFTFPFVQYAMIAGVLIALCSSLLGVTLVLKRFSYIGDGLSHVAFGALSVATVLKLSNNMFLILPATVICAIILLSTGRNAKIKGDAAVAMLSVSALAVGYFLVNMFSASANISGDVCTTLFGSTSILTLTKTDVYLCVVLSMLVIAVFLLFYHKIFSVTFDENFARATGIKTNVYNLIIAIIIAVVIVLAMNLVGSLLISALIVFPSLSSMRLFKNFKSVIIFSALVSVLCSVFGIVFSILLETPVGATIVITDLLVFLICRLVEKLKAAKKI from the coding sequence ATGGCGGATATATTACAGACATTAAAGCTTTATTTTACTTTTCCCTTTGTGCAATATGCGATGATCGCGGGCGTTTTGATAGCTCTGTGTTCTTCGCTTTTGGGAGTTACGCTCGTTTTAAAACGCTTTTCATACATAGGCGACGGGCTTTCGCATGTGGCGTTCGGAGCGCTTTCCGTCGCTACGGTATTGAAGCTTTCAAACAATATGTTTTTAATATTGCCTGCTACGGTGATATGCGCGATTATTTTGCTGAGCACCGGGCGAAATGCGAAGATCAAGGGAGATGCGGCCGTCGCCATGCTTTCAGTTTCGGCTTTGGCGGTGGGGTATTTTTTGGTCAACATGTTCTCTGCGTCGGCAAATATTTCCGGAGACGTATGCACTACGCTTTTCGGTTCGACGTCGATACTGACTTTAACAAAAACTGATGTTTACCTTTGCGTCGTTCTTTCTATGCTGGTAATCGCTGTGTTTTTGCTGTTTTATCATAAGATTTTTTCCGTCACCTTTGATGAAAATTTTGCACGCGCAACAGGAATCAAAACTAATGTATATAATCTTATAATTGCGATAATAATTGCCGTTGTTATTGTTCTTGCGATGAATCTTGTAGGCTCGCTGCTTATTTCCGCGCTCATAGTTTTTCCGTCGCTGTCTTCGATGCGTTTGTTCAAGAATTTTAAGTCGGTGATAATTTTTTCCGCTCTCGTGTCCGTTTTATGCTCGGTATTCGGGATAGTGTTTTCAATTCTGCTTGAAACGCCGGTCGGCGCCACTATTGTAATCACGGATTTGCTTGTGTTTTTGATTTGCCGCCTTGTAGAAAAACTTAAAGCAGCTAAAAAAATTTGA
- the gltA gene encoding NADPH-dependent glutamate synthase, which produces MSHISAEKLTEIGKTEYDKIKEKLKASALTPKDRMAIPQQDMPSREPIIRARQMSEVALGYTKEQAVVEAARCLQCKNQPCVSGCPVNIPIPQFIAEVAKGEFKAAVDIIKTTNLLPAICGRVCPQETQCQGVCTVGKIFKSTDKAVSIGRLERFVADFERENNLTTAPAVAKSTGKKVAVIGSGPAGLTVAADTRRAGHDVTVFEAFHKEGGVMVYGIPEFRLPKSIVAKEVENLKNMGVHFETNFLVGRTYTLGQLLDEKGFDAAFVGTGAGLPKFLGIPGENLIGVISANEYLTRANLMKAYMREKSDTPTYESKIVCVSGGGNVAMDAARMAYRLGAEKVYILYRRTREELPARKEEVAHAEEEGVEFKFLESPVEVIGDESGHIRAVKLIRFELGEPDASGRRRPIKINGSEHEIACDALIVALGNGSNPLMVKTTPGLDADEHGHIIVDENQLTSHAKVWAGGDIVLGAATVILAMGEGRKAAASINEYLAKN; this is translated from the coding sequence ATGTCACACATATCCGCAGAAAAACTTACTGAAATCGGAAAAACAGAATACGATAAAATAAAAGAAAAACTTAAAGCAAGCGCATTGACGCCTAAAGACAGAATGGCGATACCTCAACAGGATATGCCTTCAAGAGAACCTATAATCCGCGCAAGGCAGATGTCGGAAGTTGCGCTAGGTTACACAAAGGAACAGGCCGTAGTTGAAGCGGCAAGATGCCTTCAGTGTAAAAACCAACCGTGCGTTTCAGGGTGCCCTGTAAATATTCCTATACCGCAGTTTATTGCGGAAGTTGCAAAGGGAGAATTTAAAGCAGCCGTAGATATAATAAAGACGACAAATCTTCTTCCCGCCATATGCGGACGTGTTTGTCCTCAGGAAACGCAGTGCCAAGGCGTATGTACGGTCGGAAAGATTTTTAAGTCCACGGACAAGGCTGTTTCTATCGGGCGTCTGGAACGCTTTGTAGCCGATTTTGAACGCGAAAACAACCTTACTACGGCTCCTGCAGTTGCGAAGTCTACGGGCAAAAAAGTTGCTGTCATCGGTTCGGGGCCTGCGGGGCTTACGGTCGCTGCGGACACACGCCGTGCAGGGCATGACGTTACGGTGTTTGAAGCTTTTCACAAGGAAGGCGGCGTTATGGTTTACGGTATTCCCGAATTCCGTTTGCCTAAGTCCATTGTGGCAAAAGAAGTTGAAAACCTTAAAAACATGGGCGTTCACTTTGAAACGAATTTTCTTGTGGGACGAACATATACGCTCGGGCAGCTTTTGGATGAAAAGGGCTTTGACGCCGCCTTTGTGGGAACGGGCGCGGGACTTCCCAAATTCCTTGGAATTCCCGGTGAAAACCTTATAGGCGTTATAAGCGCGAACGAGTATCTTACAAGGGCCAATCTTATGAAGGCCTATATGAGGGAAAAGTCCGATACGCCGACTTACGAGTCGAAGATTGTGTGCGTGTCAGGAGGCGGAAACGTTGCAATGGACGCCGCCCGCATGGCTTACCGCTTGGGAGCTGAAAAGGTTTACATATTGTACCGCCGTACACGAGAAGAACTTCCTGCGCGTAAAGAAGAAGTCGCTCATGCGGAAGAAGAAGGCGTTGAGTTCAAATTTCTTGAAAGCCCGGTTGAAGTCATAGGCGACGAGAGCGGCCACATAAGGGCCGTAAAGCTCATAAGATTTGAGCTTGGAGAGCCCGACGCGTCGGGACGCAGAAGACCCATAAAAATAAACGGAAGCGAACATGAAATCGCCTGCGACGCTCTCATAGTTGCGTTGGGGAACGGAAGCAATCCTCTTATGGTAAAGACCACTCCCGGCCTTGACGCCGACGAGCACGGCCATATCATTGTAGATGAAAACCAGCTTACTTCTCATGCGAAGGTTTGGGCCGGAGGAGACATCGTCCTTGGAGCGGCAACCGTTATACTTGCGATGGGCGAAGGCCGTAAGGCTGCAGCGTCGATCAACGAATATTTGGCAAAGAATTAA